A stretch of Planctomycetia bacterium DNA encodes these proteins:
- a CDS encoding YbbR-like domain-containing protein — protein sequence MFDRFIMTPIIALGLAFLVWVYIRSRDQEVQSYQIPVEVSLDPQHQDRYSFVSKLDNLTVRVKFFGLPSRLREVKELAEARSLVLRRIVRVPTEIDQRQDDEYTETFQLDAASLSLPLGVHADINPVEGRLQVKLQRMMERTVGLLPMVTTGSEQYVVENIRLEPATVKVFGPKSVVDQLTQLSLETWQPRLPGGLTMTEEDVAGTIRLPTRIKQDLVRITPDKVEIKARLKPALRVYELTDVPISFLCPANFPYRPLFTADRQGTIPVLKIRGPLNRSPEVRAYIDLSTRPNLKPGQYPDEVILIDLPNGYYLAQDPPRLSAFKLELLESSRGIGP from the coding sequence ATGTTCGATCGATTTATCATGACTCCGATTATCGCCCTGGGCCTGGCATTCCTGGTCTGGGTCTACATTCGCAGTCGAGATCAGGAAGTGCAGTCGTACCAGATTCCCGTGGAAGTCTCACTCGATCCGCAGCATCAGGATCGGTACAGCTTTGTGAGCAAACTCGACAACCTGACGGTTCGCGTGAAGTTTTTCGGCTTACCCAGCCGTTTGCGTGAAGTGAAGGAACTCGCGGAGGCTCGGTCGCTGGTGCTTCGTCGCATTGTCCGCGTTCCAACCGAAATTGATCAACGGCAAGACGATGAGTACACGGAGACGTTTCAGTTGGATGCCGCATCCTTATCCCTTCCACTGGGTGTGCATGCGGATATCAATCCTGTGGAAGGACGATTACAGGTCAAACTGCAACGCATGATGGAACGCACCGTGGGATTGCTTCCCATGGTGACAACTGGCAGTGAACAATATGTTGTCGAAAACATTCGTCTGGAACCAGCTACCGTTAAGGTATTTGGCCCTAAGAGTGTGGTTGATCAACTGACGCAGTTGTCTTTGGAAACCTGGCAACCACGATTACCAGGTGGTTTGACCATGACGGAAGAAGATGTTGCTGGCACCATTCGGCTGCCTACCAGGATCAAGCAGGATCTCGTTCGCATCACGCCTGATAAAGTTGAAATCAAAGCCAGGCTGAAGCCGGCGCTGCGTGTTTATGAACTCACCGATGTACCTATCTCGTTCCTGTGCCCGGCAAACTTTCCCTATCGACCTTTGTTCACTGCTGATCGGCAGGGGACCATTCCAGTGTTGAAAATCCGCGGGCCTCTTAATCGCAGTCCGGAAGTAAGAGCCTACATCGATCTCTCCACGCGGCCTAACTTGAAGCCGGGACAATATCCAGACGAAGTCATTCTGATCGACTTGCCCAATGGGTACTATCTCGCCCAGGATCCACCCAGGCTTTCAGCATTCAAGCTGGAACTGCTCGAATCCTCAAGGGGCATAGGGCCCTGA
- the folP gene encoding dihydropteroate synthase gives MGIVNATPDSFSDGGKYNPVEHALQLVADGADILDIGGESTRPGASPVSEADELQRVIHVIEKLATQVKVPLSIDTTKAVVAREALAAGASIINDISALEADPAMVQIAVDSRAAIIAMHRKGTPQTMQVDPHYNDVVAEVRQYLKLRLLDLASSGIAQNRIVLDPGIGFGKRTQHNLQLLGHLDELLSLGSPICLGVSRKGFINRILEREGHAEVGDFGTVGVMLHAYAHGWMQIARVHQVRGLKDAFTLFAALDEAGKS, from the coding sequence ATGGGAATCGTTAACGCTACTCCCGACAGTTTCTCCGATGGTGGAAAGTACAACCCGGTTGAACATGCGTTGCAACTGGTTGCCGATGGCGCTGACATTCTTGACATTGGTGGTGAATCAACCAGGCCTGGTGCCTCTCCAGTCAGCGAGGCGGATGAACTCCAACGAGTCATTCACGTCATAGAAAAACTGGCTACACAGGTAAAGGTGCCACTTTCAATTGATACTACCAAGGCTGTGGTAGCACGCGAAGCCCTGGCAGCCGGAGCCAGCATCATCAATGATATCTCTGCTCTGGAAGCTGATCCGGCAATGGTGCAAATCGCTGTTGATTCTCGTGCTGCGATTATTGCGATGCATCGAAAGGGCACACCACAAACGATGCAGGTTGATCCTCACTATAACGATGTTGTCGCAGAGGTCAGGCAGTACCTGAAATTGAGGTTGTTAGACTTGGCATCTAGTGGTATAGCCCAAAACAGGATAGTTCTCGATCCAGGCATTGGCTTTGGCAAACGCACGCAGCATAACCTGCAGTTGCTTGGTCATCTGGATGAGTTGCTGTCGCTGGGCAGCCCCATTTGCCTGGGAGTTTCCCGCAAAGGGTTCATCAATCGAATCCTCGAACGGGAAGGCCATGCTGAGGTGGGAGACTTTGGTACCGTTGGTGTCATGCTCCACGCCTATGCTCACGGCTGGATGCAGATTGCACGCGTGCATCAGGTTCGCGGATTGAAAGATGCTTTCACACTGTTTGCAGCACTCGACGAGGCTGGAAAAAGTTGA
- a CDS encoding ATPase has product MLDWDISNMPEAPSSPENLKEAGLNAALLNDMILRMLLTRGTMLGLDLARSLCLPFKVLEESINFLKQQHCIEVAGGDLIGQVSYRFNLTDQGRDRAKAAFRTCAYVGPCPVPLEDYVEQTYRQAVTGIHCIPDTLKSCFSHLVIPDELFLAIGPAVVSGRSIFIYGPPGNGKTAVANSIGDFMNRCGGEIYVPYAFQSEGHVVTVFDPTVHQVVEDRGDERLDDNEATIRRLLNTNAVDSRWVRVRRPVIVTGGELNLSMLDLRYSAEANFYQAPLHLKSNGGVFLIDDFGRQLVSPRELLNRWIVPLENRHDYLTLASGKKIEIPFEQLIIFSTNLDPKDLVDDAFLRRIRHKVGINAPTRETYEKIFVANCKRLGMNTCPEAIDYLYERYYNRGRNPRASDCRDLLEIVQSICRFKRQPVKLTTQLISEAATTFIAEF; this is encoded by the coding sequence ATGCTGGACTGGGATATTTCCAACATGCCGGAAGCTCCTTCTTCGCCTGAAAACTTGAAGGAAGCTGGACTGAATGCTGCCTTGCTTAATGACATGATTCTCCGAATGCTGCTCACTCGAGGCACCATGCTGGGACTGGACTTGGCTCGTTCATTGTGCCTCCCCTTCAAAGTGCTGGAAGAATCAATCAATTTCCTGAAGCAACAGCATTGCATCGAAGTGGCTGGCGGTGATCTGATCGGGCAGGTTTCTTACCGCTTTAACCTCACCGATCAGGGGCGTGATCGTGCCAAGGCTGCATTCCGAACTTGTGCCTACGTTGGTCCCTGCCCGGTGCCTCTTGAAGATTATGTTGAGCAGACTTATCGACAGGCGGTTACGGGCATTCACTGTATTCCCGATACACTGAAGTCGTGTTTTTCACACCTGGTCATTCCTGATGAGTTATTCCTGGCTATTGGCCCTGCTGTAGTCAGCGGTCGATCCATTTTTATCTATGGCCCTCCAGGCAATGGAAAAACAGCGGTTGCCAACAGCATTGGCGACTTCATGAATCGCTGCGGTGGTGAAATCTATGTGCCTTATGCTTTCCAGAGCGAAGGGCATGTCGTTACCGTATTTGATCCAACCGTACATCAGGTGGTGGAAGACCGTGGTGATGAACGTTTGGACGACAACGAAGCCACTATTCGCCGCCTGCTGAATACCAATGCTGTTGATTCCCGATGGGTGCGTGTCCGCCGTCCAGTTATTGTAACCGGTGGTGAATTGAACTTGAGCATGCTGGATTTGCGTTATTCTGCCGAGGCCAATTTCTACCAGGCACCGTTGCATCTGAAGTCAAACGGTGGCGTATTCCTGATTGACGATTTCGGGCGACAACTCGTTAGCCCCCGTGAACTACTCAATCGCTGGATTGTTCCCCTGGAAAACCGCCATGATTATCTGACCCTGGCATCAGGCAAGAAGATTGAAATTCCATTTGAACAGTTGATCATTTTCTCGACCAATCTCGATCCGAAAGACCTGGTCGATGATGCGTTCCTGCGACGTATTCGTCACAAGGTAGGCATCAATGCACCAACGCGGGAAACCTACGAAAAAATCTTTGTAGCCAACTGCAAGCGTCTGGGTATGAACACCTGCCCTGAAGCGATCGATTACCTATATGAACGCTATTACAATCGAGGCCGTAATCCTCGTGCGAGCGATTGTCGAGATTTGTTGGAGATTGTGCAGTCCATTTGCCGATTTAAACGACAACCCGTGAAACTGACCACTCAGTTGATTTCGGAAGCAGCAACGACATTCATTGCTGAGTTCTAA
- a CDS encoding CpaF family protein, protein MSRVPPPRGLPGLNPAGGAPSLPGLVRPSIPGMGNSGAGLPSLQRPTFSGIPSLPPPNSAMPASQVGADGRSGKSFDELKRVIHSKLVEKLDLSRVSELKDDVLRREIRLVVERLCDTENPLLNRMERERLVDEVLDETFGFGPLEILLKDPTISDIMINGPQKIYVERRGKMEKTDVRFRDNPHLMQIIDRIVSKVGRRVDETSPLCDARLPDGSRVNVIIPPLALDGPTVSIRRFGSNPLKLDDLLNFNAFTKEMAILMEAAIKARLNVVISGGTGCGKTTLLNTLSSFIPGHERVITIEDAAELQLQQDHVVRLETRPPNIEGKGQINARDLVRNALRMRPERIIIGECRGGEALDMLQAMNTGHNGSMTTLHANTPRDGLARLETMVMMSGFELPIKAMRQQIASSVDIIIQANRLQGGPRKVTSITEIVGMEQDIIVMQEVFRFRQLGIDQNGRAFGQFECSGVRPTFVPKLEAAGIKLPSNLFQERVLLRD, encoded by the coding sequence ATGTCTCGCGTACCACCCCCTCGTGGACTACCTGGCCTGAATCCCGCTGGTGGCGCTCCCTCGCTTCCCGGACTGGTTCGTCCGTCCATACCGGGAATGGGTAATTCCGGAGCAGGACTTCCTTCGCTGCAACGTCCCACCTTCTCCGGAATTCCTTCCCTCCCTCCACCTAATTCCGCCATGCCTGCTTCGCAAGTTGGCGCGGATGGCAGGTCGGGCAAAAGCTTCGATGAACTCAAACGCGTCATCCATTCCAAGCTGGTGGAAAAGCTTGATCTGTCTCGTGTCAGCGAACTGAAGGATGATGTCCTGCGCCGTGAAATCCGTCTGGTGGTTGAGCGTCTGTGCGATACGGAAAACCCATTACTCAACCGCATGGAACGTGAGCGGCTGGTGGATGAGGTTCTCGATGAAACCTTTGGCTTCGGTCCGCTTGAAATTCTGCTCAAAGACCCGACGATCTCGGATATTATGATCAACGGTCCACAGAAGATTTATGTTGAGCGCCGCGGCAAAATGGAAAAAACCGATGTGCGTTTCCGCGATAATCCTCACCTGATGCAGATTATCGATCGTATTGTTTCCAAAGTAGGCCGTCGTGTTGATGAGACTTCACCGCTTTGCGATGCACGTCTGCCTGATGGGTCCCGTGTGAATGTGATTATTCCACCGCTGGCACTCGATGGTCCAACGGTTTCCATTCGCCGATTCGGTTCCAATCCTCTGAAACTGGATGATCTTCTGAATTTCAATGCGTTTACCAAGGAAATGGCGATCTTAATGGAAGCTGCCATCAAGGCACGGTTGAATGTCGTGATTTCCGGAGGTACTGGTTGCGGTAAAACTACGCTGCTCAATACGTTATCGAGTTTCATTCCCGGCCACGAACGTGTCATTACCATTGAAGATGCAGCTGAATTACAATTACAGCAGGATCACGTGGTGCGACTGGAAACCAGGCCGCCAAACATTGAAGGAAAAGGGCAGATCAATGCCCGGGATTTGGTGCGTAATGCATTGCGTATGCGACCGGAGCGTATTATCATCGGTGAATGTCGTGGTGGCGAGGCTCTCGATATGCTTCAGGCCATGAACACCGGTCACAATGGATCCATGACTACGTTGCATGCCAATACACCTCGTGACGGCCTGGCACGTCTGGAAACCATGGTAATGATGTCAGGATTTGAACTTCCAATCAAAGCCATGCGGCAGCAGATTGCTTCCTCAGTGGATATTATTATCCAGGCTAACCGTCTTCAGGGTGGCCCCCGTAAAGTTACCAGTATCACGGAAATAGTGGGTATGGAACAAGACATTATTGTGATGCAGGAAGTTTTCCGATTCAGACAACTTGGCATCGATCAGAATGGTCGAGCCTTTGGTCAATTTGAATGTTCCGGCGTGAGGCCGACATTCGTACCCAAACTGGAAGCAGCAGGCATCAAGCTGCCATCGAACCTGTTCCAAGAACGTGTATTGCTGAGGGATTAG
- a CDS encoding S8 family serine peptidase produces the protein MRTPRQVSLSQRLYVEVLEDRLQPDASLLANLAASDYRPDHLLVQFKPDALPQALPGTTLASSLSLVPGLYEVEVNAGYTLSDALDAYSASALVQAVQPDYIFQADALPNDSLYNNQWAYVSSTASINGPAAWDISTGSGHTIVAVIDTGVDYNHPDLAGNMWRNTNEIAGNGVDDDGNGFVDDVFGYNFVSNNGNPMDGHGHGTHVAGIIGAAGNNGTGVVGVNWNVQIMALRFLDNSGRGSTSNALRALNYAVQMGATISNNSWTSSVYDSMLEAGIRNAGLAGHIYVAAAGNSGKNIDTSKVYPASYNLDNVVAVAGLDSTNRLASWSNFGTTVDIAAPGASIYSTLPGNRYGYLSGTSMATPFVTGAIALVRDMNPNWSANQVIQQVVSTADKLSTITKIPGGRLNLGKALTPTTPPDPGPPPPADTQGARVTGIAAITGNNRLNGIRVSFSEPIAANTFDLTDIVQLNGPGGSITPTGIQAVNGSTTQFDVLFAPQSQTGNYAITLGIGILDQAGNTLNQNNNGSNGEVPGDYYGGSVNYTATNQYSGANMPGSIIDYSNNQYPLTVPDASLVGAVQVQINVSHGWMSDLVIKLCSPQGTEILLANRRGGGGKGYNNTIFDSSATKSILQGTGLFAGSFRPEQSLTALQGQTTLGTWYLIIEDKVKGDSGTLHNWSITFSGNAGSSSLNSPTRTNSTDLVQGLLQKVRQTAQKPSVAKPVVSQGAIALIQEPGSPLLKATPLPKSKLQQQQQQLLRAWKAELQHSLQVLRQQL, from the coding sequence ATGCGAACGCCACGTCAAGTTTCGCTTTCACAGCGGCTCTATGTCGAGGTTCTGGAAGACCGATTGCAACCTGATGCGAGCCTGCTGGCCAACCTGGCGGCCAGCGATTATCGGCCCGATCATCTGCTGGTGCAGTTCAAACCTGATGCGTTACCTCAGGCATTGCCCGGCACTACTCTGGCCAGTTCACTGAGCCTGGTGCCTGGGCTGTATGAAGTTGAAGTGAACGCTGGGTATACCCTGAGTGATGCTCTCGATGCCTACAGTGCCAGTGCGCTAGTTCAAGCAGTTCAGCCTGATTACATCTTCCAGGCTGATGCCCTGCCCAATGATTCGCTTTACAACAACCAATGGGCGTATGTTAGCTCGACTGCTTCCATCAATGGTCCCGCAGCATGGGATATCAGCACCGGTTCGGGCCATACCATCGTTGCAGTGATTGATACGGGAGTGGATTACAATCATCCCGATCTTGCAGGCAACATGTGGCGAAACACCAATGAAATAGCTGGCAACGGCGTCGATGATGATGGCAATGGTTTCGTCGACGATGTCTTTGGATACAACTTCGTCAGCAACAATGGCAACCCGATGGATGGACATGGACATGGCACCCATGTCGCTGGCATCATTGGAGCCGCTGGTAACAATGGCACCGGCGTGGTGGGCGTGAACTGGAATGTACAAATCATGGCACTGCGGTTCCTGGATAATTCAGGACGTGGTTCGACGAGCAATGCACTGCGTGCTTTGAATTATGCCGTGCAGATGGGTGCAACGATTTCCAATAATTCGTGGACTTCATCCGTCTATGATTCGATGTTAGAAGCGGGCATTCGTAATGCCGGACTTGCTGGACATATCTATGTCGCAGCAGCGGGAAATTCAGGCAAGAACATTGATACCAGCAAGGTTTATCCCGCCAGTTACAATCTCGACAATGTGGTTGCAGTGGCAGGTCTCGACAGCACGAATCGTTTAGCCAGTTGGTCGAATTTTGGCACGACGGTGGATATCGCAGCTCCAGGAGCCAGCATTTACAGCACGTTGCCTGGGAATCGCTATGGTTATCTCAGTGGCACCTCGATGGCGACGCCGTTTGTAACCGGTGCCATCGCATTGGTTCGCGATATGAACCCGAACTGGTCAGCCAACCAGGTGATTCAACAGGTTGTCAGCACTGCAGATAAACTTTCGACCATCACCAAGATACCCGGTGGAAGATTGAACCTGGGCAAGGCTCTTACACCCACCACTCCGCCTGACCCTGGCCCACCACCACCTGCAGATACTCAAGGGGCACGAGTGACGGGCATTGCAGCGATCACCGGCAATAATCGCCTGAATGGAATCCGTGTCAGTTTCAGTGAGCCGATAGCTGCGAATACTTTTGATTTGACTGATATTGTTCAACTGAACGGCCCTGGTGGAAGCATCACACCAACCGGTATCCAGGCAGTGAATGGCAGCACGACGCAATTCGATGTACTCTTTGCACCACAATCGCAGACGGGCAACTATGCCATCACCCTAGGTATTGGCATTCTGGATCAGGCTGGTAATACACTGAACCAGAACAACAACGGCAGCAATGGCGAAGTGCCAGGCGATTACTATGGTGGTTCGGTCAATTACACTGCCACGAATCAATACTCAGGCGCTAACATGCCTGGCTCCATTATTGATTACAGCAATAATCAGTATCCGCTAACAGTGCCTGATGCTTCACTGGTTGGTGCAGTGCAGGTACAGATCAATGTCTCGCACGGCTGGATGTCAGACCTGGTGATCAAGCTGTGTTCGCCACAGGGTACTGAAATCCTGCTGGCTAACCGTCGAGGTGGCGGTGGCAAAGGTTACAACAACACGATCTTTGATTCATCAGCAACCAAGTCGATTCTGCAGGGTACTGGGTTGTTTGCAGGTTCATTCCGTCCTGAGCAATCGCTCACGGCTTTGCAAGGACAAACCACACTGGGCACCTGGTATCTGATCATCGAAGATAAAGTCAAAGGCGATTCAGGCACGTTACATAACTGGTCAATTACGTTTTCAGGCAACGCTGGTTCGAGCAGCCTGAATTCACCCACTCGAACAAACTCAACGGATCTGGTACAGGGATTGTTGCAGAAAGTTCGTCAGACTGCACAAAAGCCAAGTGTGGCCAAGCCTGTTGTGAGCCAGGGTGCCATCGCTCTGATTCAGGAACCAGGTAGCCCACTGCTGAAAGCAACACCGTTGCCAAAGAGTAAACTCCAGCAACAACAGCAACAACTGCTCAGGGCATGGAAGGCTGAGTTGCAGCATTCGCTGCAAGTGCTGAGACAACAGTTATGA
- a CDS encoding type II secretion system F family protein — MFAGIWLLLTVLSSRNTKAEDRLAKLGRTQSMMDLDLAAKGSTGSVDRKMQSIIDKAMAFAKPMMPRTEMEQSKLRQELAMAGFRSENAPKVFMGIRTLSISIAAIVLLFIILPMNAPDGDILNFYAAIQNAPVSILLTLLIGLFGPSFVLMYLRSKRQESIFLTLPDVLDLMVVCVESGLGLDAAMRKVCEEMREHAPIIVEEFNIANFQLQMGRTRRDVLHDLGVRTGVDDMKSLAAILVQADRFGSSVGQALRVQSDSMRVRRRQIAEEKAAKTAVKLIFPLVLFIFPGIFVVLAGPAAIQVQKNL, encoded by the coding sequence ATGTTCGCCGGAATCTGGCTGTTGCTGACAGTGCTATCCTCCCGAAATACCAAGGCGGAAGACCGTCTGGCCAAGCTGGGCAGGACTCAGTCCATGATGGACCTCGACCTGGCAGCCAAAGGCAGTACTGGTTCCGTCGACCGAAAGATGCAGAGCATCATTGACAAGGCGATGGCCTTTGCCAAACCCATGATGCCTCGTACCGAGATGGAACAATCGAAACTGAGACAGGAACTAGCGATGGCTGGTTTCCGATCAGAAAATGCTCCGAAAGTGTTTATGGGAATCCGAACGCTTTCAATCTCGATTGCTGCCATCGTCTTGTTGTTCATCATACTTCCCATGAATGCGCCGGACGGAGATATATTAAATTTTTATGCAGCAATCCAGAATGCACCGGTTTCCATCCTGCTGACTTTGCTGATTGGGTTGTTTGGTCCCTCTTTCGTACTGATGTATCTTCGAAGTAAAAGGCAAGAGAGTATTTTTCTTACTTTGCCGGATGTACTTGATCTGATGGTAGTTTGCGTCGAATCGGGACTAGGATTAGATGCGGCAATGCGGAAAGTTTGCGAAGAAATGAGGGAGCATGCGCCGATTATTGTAGAGGAGTTCAACATCGCGAACTTCCAACTGCAGATGGGCCGTACCCGCCGGGACGTGTTGCACGACCTGGGGGTCCGTACCGGCGTGGATGATATGAAAAGCCTGGCTGCGATTCTGGTGCAAGCCGACCGGTTTGGCTCCAGCGTGGGGCAGGCTTTGCGAGTACAATCAGATTCCATGCGGGTACGAAGGCGCCAGATCGCAGAAGAGAAAGCGGCCAAGACTGCGGTGAAGTTGATCTTCCCGCTGGTCCTGTTCATCTTCCCGGGTATCTTCGTGGTATTGGCAGGGCCTGCAGCTATACAAGTCCAGAAGAATCTCTAG
- a CDS encoding AAA family ATPase has translation MMETRRLAICDPNNATREPLRNLLLGVESIYLEAESNRYEFFRDVIDQYRPDLAIITLDSDPSRALHLIQQLSMEFPQTNILAVSSRTDGPFILQTLRSGAKEFLALPLQLEDLLTVLDRIKGPATGPGGENQSAGATGAGGVIIAVAGSRGGIGTTSLAVNLGCCLASLPENKVVLVDLDLALGDTSILLDFRPTYTLSDLATNINEVDQKFLKGVLFQHSSGLMVLPHPENLDDLGLIHEEHVLRLLSLMRSTFSHVIVDLSKSFRPTDVAAMRIADIILMTGQLELSSIHNITRLLPTFKAVEGLYEKIRIIINRVGAEDQMISKHKAEEFMGSSIFWQVANDSKALMGARNEGKPLIQFAPKSKPCMDLMELARVLTTGVGSEPVPEPKKKSAFSFFGAKK, from the coding sequence ATGATGGAAACTCGGCGACTTGCGATCTGCGACCCTAATAATGCAACGCGCGAACCACTGCGCAATTTGCTGCTGGGTGTTGAATCCATTTACCTGGAGGCAGAATCGAATCGATATGAATTCTTTCGCGATGTGATCGACCAGTATCGTCCTGACTTGGCGATCATTACGCTGGACAGTGACCCGAGTCGTGCGCTGCATCTGATCCAGCAACTCTCGATGGAATTTCCGCAAACCAACATCCTGGCGGTTAGTAGCCGTACAGATGGCCCTTTCATTCTGCAGACTTTGCGTTCAGGTGCGAAGGAATTTCTTGCGCTGCCCCTGCAACTAGAAGACCTTCTGACTGTTCTTGACCGCATCAAGGGGCCTGCAACTGGTCCTGGTGGTGAGAATCAATCGGCTGGCGCAACCGGTGCTGGTGGTGTGATCATTGCTGTCGCAGGCTCGCGTGGCGGCATCGGCACTACTTCGTTAGCAGTCAATCTCGGCTGTTGCCTCGCTTCACTTCCCGAAAACAAAGTGGTTCTGGTAGATCTTGATCTGGCCCTGGGTGATACAAGTATCCTGCTTGATTTCAGACCAACTTACACTTTGTCCGATCTTGCCACCAATATTAACGAAGTTGATCAGAAGTTTCTGAAAGGTGTGCTGTTCCAGCATTCCAGCGGACTGATGGTGCTGCCTCACCCGGAAAACCTGGATGACCTGGGACTGATTCATGAAGAGCATGTATTGCGACTGCTCAGCCTGATGCGTTCTACTTTCTCACACGTCATTGTTGATTTGTCGAAGAGTTTCAGGCCGACCGATGTTGCAGCAATGCGTATCGCTGACATCATCCTGATGACCGGGCAATTGGAGCTTTCGAGCATTCACAATATCACTCGCCTGCTGCCTACTTTTAAGGCAGTGGAAGGGTTGTATGAGAAAATCCGTATTATCATCAATCGTGTTGGTGCTGAAGACCAGATGATCAGCAAGCATAAAGCTGAAGAATTCATGGGCTCTAGCATTTTCTGGCAAGTGGCCAATGACAGCAAAGCATTGATGGGTGCACGAAATGAAGGCAAACCATTGATCCAGTTTGCCCCCAAATCAAAACCATGCATGGATTTAATGGAATTAGCGCGCGTGCTGACTACCGGCGTAGGTTCTGAACCGGTGCCGGAACCCAAGAAGAAATCAGCGTTCAGCTTCTTTGGTGCCAAAAAGTAA
- a CDS encoding type II secretion system F family protein yields MENLWLIIVPVLAFLGVGGLFLGIGSLMSSRRSMQEQRLELFTRDGGSQPGMSRSMQASVEIWKDAALASDKESLMEQLLPKIPSIEKYFQQAEMNIRPSAFMSLSLLLILLGSGASFAMQVPFPLFVIPGLIMGAIPWYVVMQKRKKRLKKFTAQMPDALELLARALRAGQSLISGLQIIAEEMPPPISTEFGRVYEEQNLGVTVDDALKAMAERVPSLDLNFFVTSVIIQRQTGGDLAEILDKISYVIRERFRIWGQVQALTGEGRLSGTVLMALPFVMLLMIIHLNYDYAAVLWTDETGRKWSLYALIMQVLGAIVIRKIVNIKV; encoded by the coding sequence ATGGAAAATCTCTGGTTGATCATTGTGCCTGTCCTGGCATTTCTTGGTGTGGGAGGGCTGTTTCTCGGCATTGGCAGCCTGATGTCCAGCCGTCGTTCCATGCAGGAACAGCGATTGGAACTGTTCACCCGCGATGGTGGAAGCCAGCCTGGCATGAGCCGGAGCATGCAAGCTTCCGTTGAAATCTGGAAGGATGCGGCCCTTGCCAGTGATAAAGAATCGTTGATGGAGCAGTTGCTCCCGAAGATACCCTCGATTGAAAAGTACTTCCAGCAGGCGGAAATGAATATACGCCCCAGCGCATTTATGTCGCTGTCGCTATTGCTCATTCTGCTGGGTTCTGGTGCCAGTTTTGCCATGCAGGTACCTTTCCCTCTGTTTGTGATTCCCGGCTTAATCATGGGAGCAATTCCCTGGTACGTGGTGATGCAGAAGCGGAAAAAACGCCTGAAGAAATTTACTGCTCAGATGCCAGATGCTCTGGAACTGCTGGCCAGAGCTTTACGGGCAGGACAGAGTTTAATTTCAGGCCTGCAGATCATTGCCGAAGAAATGCCTCCCCCAATTTCGACGGAGTTTGGCCGAGTTTATGAAGAACAAAACCTGGGTGTGACTGTCGATGACGCCCTCAAAGCCATGGCCGAACGAGTTCCCAGTCTAGACCTTAATTTCTTTGTCACCAGCGTCATCATTCAAAGGCAGACCGGTGGCGACCTGGCTGAAATCCTCGACAAGATCAGCTATGTCATACGCGAACGGTTCCGAATCTGGGGCCAGGTACAGGCCCTGACAGGTGAAGGCCGACTTTCGGGTACTGTGCTGATGGCATTACCCTTCGTCATGTTGCTGATGATCATCCATCTGAATTACGATTATGCTGCCGTGCTCTGGACTGATGAGACAGGCAGAAAATGGAGCCTGTATGCATTAATCATGCAGGTATTGGGAGCGATTGTCATTCGCAAAATTGTCAACATTAAGGTCTAA
- a CDS encoding TIGR00159 family protein — translation MIERFFQIYQALGIRDLVEISLLALFIYMLLRFIGATRGTGMVRGLGIVVAIGVFGVQVIIASFDLTELNKILDYILASAFIGIIVIFQPELRSGLFTLGRYRLFRWFNSAEESREPFVDKLANAAVELSKECIGALVVLQREASLQPYIQTGEELDCQVSEGLLISLFQKNSPLHDGAVILAHNRLAAAACQLPLAEAPQGASAYGMRHRAALGITEETDAVVVIVSEETGRISLAYGGQLETVSRDMLARRLVAALQGQVKLRAAA, via the coding sequence ATGATCGAGCGGTTCTTTCAGATATATCAGGCACTCGGCATTCGCGATCTGGTCGAAATCAGTCTGCTGGCGCTCTTCATCTATATGCTGTTGCGATTTATCGGTGCCACACGTGGTACAGGTATGGTACGTGGCCTGGGCATTGTGGTAGCCATTGGCGTGTTTGGTGTTCAGGTCATCATTGCTAGCTTCGATTTGACTGAACTCAACAAGATTCTTGATTATATTCTGGCATCAGCCTTCATTGGCATCATCGTCATCTTTCAGCCCGAACTGCGCAGTGGATTATTTACCCTGGGCCGCTATCGGCTGTTCAGATGGTTCAATTCCGCGGAAGAGAGCCGGGAACCGTTTGTTGACAAGTTGGCGAATGCTGCGGTTGAGCTCTCCAAGGAATGCATCGGCGCGCTGGTAGTTCTTCAGCGTGAAGCGAGCTTGCAGCCTTACATACAAACGGGCGAGGAACTCGACTGCCAGGTGAGTGAAGGCCTGCTGATTTCGTTATTTCAGAAAAACAGCCCACTCCACGATGGTGCAGTAATCCTCGCACATAACCGTCTGGCTGCTGCTGCCTGTCAGTTGCCACTGGCTGAGGCGCCGCAGGGGGCCAGTGCGTATGGCATGAGGCATCGAGCAGCGTTGGGTATCACTGAAGAAACTGATGCTGTTGTCGTTATTGTCAGTGAGGAAACAGGCCGGATTTCCCTTGCTTATGGCGGGCAACTGGAAACAGTTTCCCGCGACATGCTTGCCAGGCGACTGGTGGCTGCCTTACAGGGGCAGGTGAAACTAAGGGCTGCGGCTTGA